The window TTTTACGGACATATCAAAGTAAAAAATACGTTCATATATCCGTAAAATTGGATTGGTATACTACGAAAAGAACAAAGGTGATAACTCACCCAAACATATTATACCACAATGTTAATATATAACAAATGTATCAATGGTTAGATAGCTCTCAAGAAGTGTCATTGAATCACAACTTCTAGGTCGTTGGCGGCCTCGAGGCAGGCCTCTGCAAGCAACCGACGATGGCATTGGTCTGGCTTATCTTCTACGCACAAGATTGTTACGGTACAGTTTCTCGCTAGGTCTATCAGTTCGGTAATTTTCCTCGCAACTTCCGGACGTCTGAGGAAGTTCTGGTACTCTTGCTCGAATTCTCGCCAAGATAGTCCCCTTTTGTAATACGCACCAACAAGTCTGGCCGGAGGGGCAAGCTCTGGCCACCATTCATCATAAAGATCGTCGTGTATTTCTGGATCTGGTGTTGCGCCGTCTTCCAAAGTATGGCGACTCATAATCGATATACGTCTACCATCTACAGATGACTGTGGCTGCGATTTTATGCATTTTGTCCTTAGCATAGCGTAATGTTTGAATTCGGCTTCCCCTGTCTGCATACAAGTCTGTGCGACAGTGGCGCACGTTTAATCTTGGCCTAATTCAGGTGTGGCCATTGTCCAGAATAGCCCTTCTGGCCCAAATCGCCAGGCAACACCTTGGTCTCGTAATGCTTCTAGGGCAGTAATTTCGTCTGCAGATAACCCCTCGGGGCTAAATGCTCGAGCAATCAGTGCCTCATCTTTCCTGATTTTAGGCCCATAAACACCCATAACCGCCGCCGTACCAACACGCTGCGAAGGCGTAGGGTCGCTATCCCACATTGCAGTTTCTGGTCTTCTTGTACTTGTTCTTGGTGCTAAATCTGATTTCATACCAACCTAAGTCTCCTTATCATTTCTTAATTATTGTTTCACTGGAGTAGGCCGATTAGCCAAGCAGCCGCCAAGATGTGAGCTAAAGATTCGGTAGACATAATCGTTATTCGCCGCTGTATCCATTTAGCCTCGACCCCGCCAAAGATAACGCTAGACACAATTGTTGGTAGCGAAAATCCTAGCCAAACGCATACTGCGAGCTTATAGACGGAGTAGTCTGGTGCTAGCGCAATCAGCTTGGCTAGTGCAAAAGCACTCAGCGCCGTTACAATAAGTTGCAGTAACATCATTGGCATCATCTGTTTTTGCATCTCTTTTTGTTTGGCTTTGCTTAGTTTGTCGAAACCAAACATCTCGCCCCATTGCTTGGCAAAAAGTACCATGTACCAGATTGCTCCGATTACATACATTAAGCCTGTAGCTAACAGCACAGCTCCTACATCTATTCCTAACATAATTTAACCCCCTAGTTAATGACTAAATCATACACCAAAATACTATGAGTTACTTCATGTAAAATTTTCAGAACACCGGTCAAGATCTGAACCATTCGGAATAGATTGATGCACATCTTGGCTGAGCGTTATGGTCTAGATTTGTATTTATTCCTTGCCTCTTTCATGTACTCCGAATAATAGCTTTTAGTTTTTGGCTTATTGATTTTATTCAATGACTTTCTTAATCTTTGTATTCCTGAGTGTTCTTCTATCATATCAACGGCCGTAGAGTAGTTTTCAAAAAATTTTTCAGAGTAACCTTCTATATTTGATGTATAATTCTTGCTCATTGGATTTAAGTCTAATAATTCTGAAGGAATTAAAGCAGTAAGTAAAATATGGTCAGTTACATCTCTATCCATAAATAATCTATTTGCATCCGTAAATTCAGCTATAGATAGGTGCGTTAGCATGTAACTTTCAGCAATACCCCTCACTTCTGCCTTTGTTTTAGCTGATTTAGCTTTTTCAAAGAAGTTAGCTGCTTCAGCATGTAGCACTTGTATCTTCTCGTATAAATTTTCATAGAGCTTTAATTTCTTTTGCATAACTTCTTCTGCTAGAAATTGTCTACCATTACGACGTGATGACAGATACTCTGCTAGAAATACGCCAGATAAAGCACTGACAGGCGGTAATAATATCAGCAATAAATCCTTAAATTGTTCGAAGTTCACTAAGGTCTCCTTTTGTGTGCATCTTGGCTGGCGAGGTAGGATAGCGGTTTCACCTTTTCCGCTTGCTTGAAAAGAAAATACTTGCGCGCTTTCTTTTCTGCGCTACGCTTCACCGAACCTTTTTATCTTCGATAAAATACGGTTCAAATCCTAGCCTGGCCAGAACCTTAAAATAAATGTACCACATCCGTTCGGACGTGGTACATTTATTTTGGCTGGGCATCATGGATGTTAAGATAACTGAATTCGACCCTAAAGCAGTTAAGAGAGTGCTTTAAATCGAGGATGTAGACAATGATTTCGCTGATTAGCTTTTTCTACGATTGTCATCAAATCAGAACTTCTTATGCACTTGAAAAATAAGCGCTATCATACGACATTATTATTCTCTGCGTAGCGCATCTATAGGGTTTATTTTTTCTGCTCGGCGTGCGGGCAACCAGACTACTACGAAACCCACCATGAGCATGAATAGTATAGTCCCAATAAACAGCCACCATGGATAAGAAAACAGCCAAAAGGCATCATCGACACCGCGTGTTCCGGCTATCAGGTTAAGTAACCAGTTAACTAGTACACTGAGCACTGTAGCTCCAACAACACCCAGTACGGCGCCAAACAATGACAACAGCACAGCCTCAAACACAAACAAAAGTCGCATATCAATCGAACGGGCACCTAGGGACACCATCAGACCAATTTCTTTGGTGCGCTCAAGTAGCGATATGGTCAACGTATTGAACATGCCCAGGACAGCAATAATCATGCCGATACCACCGAAACCAAGTAGCATGAAGTTGAAATAGCGAAAAATAGTATTTATTTCTTCGACCGTGTCAGCTGGAGATTGTGTCTCTAGCCCAAAGCTTTCAATTTGTGAGCGTACTGTTTCAATACTGGCAACGTCTTTGACTCCTACTTTTAGCTGTGTTGCGGCGTCTACACCTAACTCTCGGAATACGCTGCTATGGACAAATACTTCAGGACCTCCACCAGAGCTAATTATGCCAGCCACGGTGAACTCTTGCTCCAACGCTTCCAGATTATCGCTCACCTTTTCGAGAGGGACCTTGATTGAAAGCGTTTGACCCAAGACTGCGCTCGGATCACTAGATAACCCGATCGATTCAAGCGCGGCGATGTTTAAAATTATCGGGTTTTTAATATCGCCTGCTTGAGTAGGCAATACCCCTTCAATGACATCAAGGTAAGTTAACTGTTCGTAGCCTTCATCTATGCCGTAGACAATTGCATCAGATTCAGAATTGCTGAGGCGAAAACTCCCGGGATAAAAATATGCTTT of the Candidatus Nomurabacteria bacterium genome contains:
- a CDS encoding DUF488 domain-containing protein, which translates into the protein MSRHTLEDGATPDPEIHDDLYDEWWPELAPPARLVGAYYKRGLSWREFEQEYQNFLRRPEVARKITELIDLARNCTVTILCVEDKPDQCHRRLLAEACLEAANDLEVVIQ
- a CDS encoding DUF1761 domain-containing protein — its product is MLGIDVGAVLLATGLMYVIGAIWYMVLFAKQWGEMFGFDKLSKAKQKEMQKQMMPMMLLQLIVTALSAFALAKLIALAPDYSVYKLAVCVWLGFSLPTIVSSVIFGGVEAKWIQRRITIMSTESLAHILAAAWLIGLLQ
- a CDS encoding ABC transporter permease; this translates as MMRNTRGVDRKILLMIAYRNLVSKKLRTALTLFGIAIGIGSIYFLLSFGLGLQNIVTNEVIGNQSIKTIDVTTPNSRIIKLDDITNQRVGDIADVTTLGKAYFYPGSFRLSNSESDAIVYGIDEGYEQLTYLDVIEGVLPTQAGDIKNPIILNIAALESIGLSSDPSAVLGQTLSIKVPLEKVSDNLEALEQEFTVAGIISSGGGPEVFVHSSVFRELGVDAATQLKVGVKDVASIETVRSQIESFGLETQSPADTVEEINTIFRYFNFMLLGFGGIGMIIAVLGMFNTLTISLLERTKEIGLMVSLGARSIDMRLLFVFEAVLLSLFGAVLGVVGATVLSVLVNWLLNLIAGTRGVDDAFWLFSYPWWLFIGTILFMLMVGFVVVWLPARRAEKINPIDALRRE